The sequence below is a genomic window from Dehalococcoidia bacterium.
CTGGAGCTCATAGGGGTGGCGCCGGACCCGGTGCTGGTGCTGGTAGCCGCCTGGGCCCTCCTTTGGGGGCCCACCGAGGCCGCCCTTCTCCTCCCCCTGGCCGGACTGGCCACCGACCTGGTGCAAGGAGGGCCTGTTGGCCTCTCCATACTGGGGCTGATGCCCATACCATTGCTAGCCACCTTTCAGGAGCTGAGGGTAATGGCTGTGACCCTGCCTTTGGCCGTCGGGGTGGTGGCCGTGGCCACCATGGCCCATCACCTGATCACCCTCTCCGTCAGGGCGGCCATGGGCCAAGGCCTGCCCTGGGGGGAGGTGCTCACGAAGGAGGCCGTGCCAGAGGTGTTGGTCAACGCCCTCGCTATATCCATCGTCTATCCACCCCTGCAGCTGGTGCGTCGCTTTCTGGGGTTCCCGCCCCAGGGGCTGACCATCGGGAGATAGACCATGTCCGTATCCCAGCGTCGTACCGTCGGCAGGCCATCGCCCTCCCCGGCGTCCGCCACCCCTCCTCGCCCCCCTGCTGGCCCCCTTACCTTTCTTCTCCTGCGGGCGTTGGTAATCGTGCTTTTTGCCACTTTGATAGGACAATTGGTAAGGCTGCAGGTGGTGCAAGGGGAGAAGTTTCGGCGCCTTGCGGAGATCAACGCCTTGCGTCAAGAGGCGGTGACCCCTGCCCGCGGCCTGATATACGACCGCTACGGTCGGCCGCTGGTGCACAATGAGCCCTATTATCAAGCAGCTGTGGTGCCTGGGGACCTGCCCAAGGGCAGAGAGGAGGAGGTGCTGGGGAGGCTGGCAAGGCTCATCGGCATATCCCAGCAGGAGATGGAGGCTCGCCTTAAGGAAACGGCCGGGCGCCAGAACCCATACCTGCCCGTGGTGGTGGCCAACGGGCTTTCACGGGAGGTGGCCCTCAAGCTCAAGGAACTGGAGAGGGAGCTGCCAGGGACACGCCTCCTGGTCACCGCTATCCGCCGCTATCCCCTGGGCCAGGACGCCGCCCACCTCTTGGGATATGTAGGACCTATAACGGCCGAAGAGCTGGCCGAGATGGGTGGGGACGGCTACACCCTCCACGATTGGCTGGGGAAGATGGGGGTGGAGATGTTGTATGAAGACACGCTGCGAGGCACGCCCGGTCGGCGGTTGACAGAGGTGGACGCCCTTGGACACCCCCGGCGGCTGGTGGCCGAGGAACCGCCCCGCCACGGCATGAACCTGGTTCTGACGCTGGATGCCCAGCTCCAGAGAGCGGTAGCGACGGCTCTGGGGAGGGCCACCTCCGGCGTGGCGGCGGCCGTAGTGATGGACGTCCGCACAGGCGATATCCTGGCCCTGGCCTCCCTCCCCGCCTTCGATCCCAACCCCCTCTCGCACCCCCAGCTCCTTGGTCAAGCCTCAGATCTACTGGCCCACCCCGACAAGCCCCTTCTCAACCACGCCCTGGGGGAGGCCTATGCCCCTGGCAGCGTGTTCAAGCCCATGGTGGCTGCTGCCGCCTTGCAGGAGGGGGTGATCACTCCTGCTACCGTGTTTGTGAGTCACGGCTACATCACTGTGGCCCACCCCTACGATCCGCGAGCCATCCAGGTCCTCAGGGACTGGGACATCCTGGGGCCCATGGACCTGAGCAAGGCCCTAGCCCTCGCCTCCCATGTCTATTTCTACCGCTTGGCAGGGGGCGAGGACGGCGCTGGCGGGCTGGGCCCAGAGAAGTTGGCCCGCTATGCCCGTGGCTTTGGTCTGGGCTTTTCCACTGGCATCGAGCTGCCTGGGGAGGCAGAGGGGTTGGTCCCCGACCCCGTATGGAAGGAGCGGGTGCTCAAGGACCGGTGGAGCGCCGTGGACACCTTTCGCATGGGGGCGGGGGGAGGGTATCTGCGAGTGACCCCCCTGCAGATGGCCGTAGCCACTGCCGCCATCGCCAACGGTGGCCACCTCCTGAAGCCCCGCCTCGTCCTGGAGGTAATAGACCATGAGGGGAGGGTAGTGCGCCACGTCCCACGGCAGGTGAGGGGGGAGGTACCTGTAGGGCAGGACGCCCTGGCGGTGGTGCGACAGGCCATGGCCACCGCTGTATCCCAGGGCATAGCGCGCCAGGCCCAGGTCCCTGGGCTTCCGGTGGCCGGCCTGGCCACGGTGCAGGGGCCTGGCGAGGTGGCCCATGGCTGGTTCGTGGGCTTCGCCCCCGCCAATGAGCCGGAAGTAGCTGTGGTGGTATTCCTTAGGGATGGCACAGGGGTTCAGGCTGCCCAGGTAGCCTCTCGCATCTTCCAGGCCTGGTGGGAGGGGCGCCCATGAGCTGGCGGGAGATCTCACGGCGGTGGGACCCCTGGATGGTTGTAGTGGCCCTGGCTTTGGCCGCCTATGGGGGCCTCATCATCTACAGCGCCTCCCTTAGCGCCTTCCCAGATGGGGTCACAGGGCTGGACCACCCAGTGGTGAAGCAGGGGTTGGCAGTGGCATTGGGCCTCACCCTCATGGTGGCGGTGATGGCGGTGCCATTTCGGGTGTGGGCCCTGGCCGCCCCAGTTCTGTATGGCCTCACCCTCGTCCTGCTGGTGATGGTGCTGTTGGTGGGCCAGGCATCCCTTGGGGCTAGGCGCTGGCTGGACTTGGGCCTGGTGCAGGTCCAGGTGTCGGAGATGGCCAAGTTGGCCACTGTCATCGTCCTGGCCCGCTTCTTCTCCCAGCGGTGGCGGGAGATGGGGAAGGTGGGCAACCTCCTCCTCTCCCTGGGGCTGGCCGCCGTGCCTGCCCTCCTGGTAATAGTGGAGCCGGACCTGGGCACGGCCATCA
It includes:
- the mrdA gene encoding penicillin-binding protein 2, which gives rise to MSVSQRRTVGRPSPSPASATPPRPPAGPLTFLLLRALVIVLFATLIGQLVRLQVVQGEKFRRLAEINALRQEAVTPARGLIYDRYGRPLVHNEPYYQAAVVPGDLPKGREEEVLGRLARLIGISQQEMEARLKETAGRQNPYLPVVVANGLSREVALKLKELERELPGTRLLVTAIRRYPLGQDAAHLLGYVGPITAEELAEMGGDGYTLHDWLGKMGVEMLYEDTLRGTPGRRLTEVDALGHPRRLVAEEPPRHGMNLVLTLDAQLQRAVATALGRATSGVAAAVVMDVRTGDILALASLPAFDPNPLSHPQLLGQASDLLAHPDKPLLNHALGEAYAPGSVFKPMVAAAALQEGVITPATVFVSHGYITVAHPYDPRAIQVLRDWDILGPMDLSKALALASHVYFYRLAGGEDGAGGLGPEKLARYARGFGLGFSTGIELPGEAEGLVPDPVWKERVLKDRWSAVDTFRMGAGGGYLRVTPLQMAVATAAIANGGHLLKPRLVLEVIDHEGRVVRHVPRQVRGEVPVGQDALAVVRQAMATAVSQGIARQAQVPGLPVAGLATVQGPGEVAHGWFVGFAPANEPEVAVVVFLRDGTGVQAAQVASRIFQAWWEGRP
- the mreD gene encoding rod shape-determining protein MreD: MRHRALFLFLLAFACLSRISFLHHLELIGVAPDPVLVLVAAWALLWGPTEAALLLPLAGLATDLVQGGPVGLSILGLMPIPLLATFQELRVMAVTLPLAVGVVAVATMAHHLITLSVRAAMGQGLPWGEVLTKEAVPEVLVNALAISIVYPPLQLVRRFLGFPPQGLTIGR